A window of the Virgibacillus pantothenticus genome harbors these coding sequences:
- a CDS encoding D-glycero-alpha-D-manno-heptose-1,7-bisphosphate 7-phosphatase has product MQSSGVFLDRDGVINEVLSERVKFVNQPEDFYLLPGVGEAIKQFNKLGYFVFVVTNQGGVGLGYMTEGELAKVHQKMAEELALYGAVVDAVAYCPHKPHAGCACRKPNAAMITRLAKKYNIDLTTSYMVGDRHEDMEAGKNAGTATILVGEREKNLRYADMVFPDLSYVATYLTGVQAMKKQ; this is encoded by the coding sequence ATGCAATCATCAGGGGTTTTCCTTGATCGTGATGGTGTTATTAATGAAGTATTATCAGAACGTGTTAAGTTTGTTAATCAGCCAGAAGATTTTTACTTGTTACCCGGTGTAGGTGAGGCGATAAAGCAATTTAACAAACTAGGATACTTCGTGTTTGTCGTTACGAATCAAGGCGGAGTTGGGCTTGGTTACATGACAGAAGGTGAATTAGCGAAAGTTCATCAAAAAATGGCAGAAGAATTAGCGCTTTATGGTGCAGTAGTTGATGCAGTTGCTTATTGCCCGCATAAACCACATGCCGGATGTGCATGCAGAAAGCCAAATGCTGCTATGATAACTCGCTTAGCTAAAAAGTACAATATTGATTTAACGACGAGCTATATGGTAGGTGATCGCCATGAGGATATGGAAGCAGGAAAAAATGCTGGTACAGCAACAATATTAGTAGGGGAAAGAGAGAAGAATCTCCGCTATGCGGATATGGTGTTTCCTGATTTATCATATGTGGCTACCTATCTAACAGGTGTTCAGGCAATGAAGAAACAATAA